Proteins from one Penaeus monodon isolate SGIC_2016 chromosome 39, NSTDA_Pmon_1, whole genome shotgun sequence genomic window:
- the LOC119597280 gene encoding uncharacterized protein LOC119597280 has protein sequence MDAVSKDSGFAALDHDDNEDVVVKTAINGEAPPAAKTAAADVPPAAAAKPLNGAAGVSAPSTKPEQNGKPVDGLADKQGVSEPGKPGEVTGPVASRWRSRSRERGARGPGTSRQAGDEAGRKGQTPGKETRARKAQRREGS, from the coding sequence ATGGACGCGGTGAGCAAGGACAGCGGTTTCGCGGCGCTCGACCACGATGACAACGAGGACGTGGTGGTCAAGACCGCCATCAACGGCGAGGCTCCACCGGCGGCGAAGACCGCGGCAGCCGACGTGCCGCCAGCGGCAGCCGCCAAACCTCTAAACGGCGCCGCAGGCGTGTCGGCGCCGTCCACCAAGCCGGAGCAGAATGGCAAGCCGGTAGACGGTCTGGCGGATAAGCAGGGCGTGAGCGAGCCAGGCAAACCAGGTGAGGTCACAGGCCCAGTGGCCAGCAGGTGGAGGAGCAGGAGCCGCGAACGGGGCGCACGAGGGCCAGGCACAAGCCGCCAAGCAGGAGACGAAGCCGGACGAAAAGGACAAACCCCAGGAAAAGAAACCCGAGCCAGGAAAGCCCAGCGAAGAGAAGGAAGCTAA